Proteins found in one Podarcis muralis chromosome 5, rPodMur119.hap1.1, whole genome shotgun sequence genomic segment:
- the RNPC3 gene encoding RNA-binding region-containing protein 3 isoform X1, with the protein MEAQVNSVSRAAVYQLHLKHTAFATFPNENAATQALSRLHQLNLLGHTLVVEYAKDQDSVCALSQSSESEKDKSLEEPVKEEKEQKDLGCLKIESGIAPSHGLTFPINSCLKYRYPPPSSTILANIANALASVPKFYVQVLHLMNKMNLPPPFGPVTPRPPMYEEYIPLPPPIPPLPPEEPPLPEEEDSQDSSKDESEYESADEEEKERFTKLMELATLQPKRRIPTKPHRTRKRRKIKDLLNVSQLASHSNLHPALSPSDVFEQPHPVGLKKIEFHISSESPGILQKSLAEQHNNDIYAAIDEISGEGFGKILPALRSSHKEETEEEEEDDEIPSEFVSKRELEKSRVSHKEMETLAVFRNYEPGEPNCRIYVKNLSKQVQERDLKFIFGRYVDFSSETERIMFDIRLMKEGRMKGQAFVGLPNEGAAAKALKEVNGYVLFDKPMVVQFARSARPKPDPKEERRKDKGRRP; encoded by the exons GCTTTATCGAGATTGCATCAGCTGAACCTTCTAGGCCACACTCTGGTAGTTGAATATGCAAAGGACCAAGACAGTGTTTGTGCACTTAGCCAATCTTCTGAAAGCGAGAAGGACAAAAG ccTTGAAGAACCAGtgaaagaagagaaagaacagAAAGATCTAGGCTGCCTCAAGATAGAAAGTGGAATTGCTCCTAGCCATGG GTTAACTTTCCCTATAAATTCTTGCCTCAAATATCGATATCCCCCGCCTTCCAGTACAATCCTAGCCAACATAGCAAATGCCTTGGCAAGCGTGCCTAAGTTTTATGTGCAG GTTTTGCATCTTATGAACAAAATgaatcttcctcctccctttggGCCAGTTACTCCTCGACCTCCTATG TATGAAGAGTATATCCCTTTACCGCCTCCgattcctcctctgcctcctgagGAACCCCCTTTGCCTGAAGAGGAGGACAGTCAGGACTCGAGCAAAGATGAATCTGAGTATGAAAGTGCTgatgaagaggaaaaagaaag ATTTACAAAGTTGATGGAATTGGCAACCCTCCAACCCAAACGACGGATCCCAACAAAGCCGCACCGTacaagaaaaaggagaaagatcAAAGACTTATTAAATGTCTCCCAGCTTGCTTCCCACAG CAATTTGCACCCAGCCCTGTCGCCTTCGGATGTGTTTGAGCAGCCGCACCCTGTAGGTCTCAAAAAAATTGAATTTCACATATCTTCAGAGAGCCCTGGCATTCTTCAGAAAAGCTTGGCGGAGCAGCATAACAATG ACATCTATGCAGCCATTGATGAAATATCTGGTGAAGGGTTTGGAAAAATCTTACCCGCTCTCCGTTCCAGTCATAAAGAAgagacagaagaggaagaagaagacgatGAAATACCTTCGGAATTTGTTTCTAAAAGAGAGCTAGAAAAAAGCAGAGTCTCCCATAAAG AAATGGAAACTCTTGCTGTCTTCAGAAATTATGAGCCCGGTGAGCCAAATTGTAGAATTTACGTGAAGAATCTCTCTAAACAAGTTCAAGAAAGG GATTTGAAGTTTATCTTTGGAAGATACGTTGACTTTTCATCAGAAACTGAACGTATAAT GTTCGATATACGCTTAATGAAAGAAGGCCGTATGAAAGGACAAGCATTTGTTGGGCTTCCCAATGAAGGAGCAGCTGCAAAAGCTTTGAAAGAAGTCAATGGATATGTTTTATTTGACAAGCCTATGGTGGTC CAATTTGCTCGATCCGCGAGACCAAAGCCGGATCCcaaagaggaaaggagaaaagaTAAGGGGAGAAGACCCTGA